The following proteins come from a genomic window of Dreissena polymorpha isolate Duluth1 chromosome 1, UMN_Dpol_1.0, whole genome shotgun sequence:
- the LOC127841947 gene encoding protein CREBRF homolog encodes MVMQTGIAKEEWVDGRQRSTLSVPWFDGVHREVIGNGLESVKGNSLTTSARISSDTSVTAVLNVATTSSERVATLTQETDWSKSFIHTQAGRPDIHPSSSPLRIEQPIEVASPHGYLPLQRQCGIAPAQHLHRSVCMCGIAPAQGPEGLDTVVPTATLRPITSVPQISSSQLAQLLLLRQLPGLGKQLITRQQETSSRSTSGSQPIPQQLMVIPQQLRQDNIRRQLLLLQTYSRLRQQTALSIHGPGTATHSPSPLTGQELSAPSPGPTGELTHPGHRVVHTQDSLPGYREAVNMERVRHMSDVHPLINTCADLSLSSDLMDASIYASSPNSLYMYDQEKMDMQCTMGINSTCCTTLDTSSLSDDFDLNSQYEMSHDISSFQVDPVTVSNSQVPRYNVSSTSLASAGSWSVIGKTDDLTHEDVYVSTTDERKTPTLAELNFELLDDIDSYINNQGGSVLKVEAEETNQLKSPGLTSPGLSLLLSQPPLNQPQFSQKSVVIKTEPVDSGSSVERTVTFPRSFSSMKPVKMEMIQPSAKPLGTIKELDISDNTMLQQLLNKPLQSRTQRRRTVSETQASEKKGGLNVRKRTFGTMGPEGMDEKWEEIKQFLEMESRMATESFNFTPTPPVKRERTRYDSTSSVMTLTSNDDDDSDTDKDYDDDSDSDFEGGHDLDPSNPGESLIGAKDKQYFWQYNVQSKGPKGTRVHFDMEEDPHVLNDFEDPVFDPSNSSSLTGIGVSVKHGGKARKGDGNDIVPSPKKLCQIGLQLRKINRQINDFVPVSELPSSARSKTRKEKNKLASRACRLKKKAQHEANKVKLHGLEMEHRKLLTVIRAMKQKMIDRLSWNRNEAQANKLSMTSLLDSLIQQHLDVMIAGNTTEYVNKIIHKVEAGDQTGGLHIQATRSYPKELHN; translated from the exons aggAAACAGTTTAACTACAAGTGCGCGCATCAGTTCAGATACTTCTGTCACAGCTGTTCTGAATGTTGCGACCACTAGCTCTGAACGAGTGGCAACCTTAACGCAGGAAACTGATTGGTCGAAGAGCTTCATTCATACCCAAGCAGGAAGGCCAGATATTCACCCTTCATCATCACCATTGCGTATTGAACAGCCTATCGAGGTAGCGTCTCCACACGGGTACCTTCCTCTACAGCGGCAGTGTGGGATAGCACCTGCACAG CACCTGCACAGGTCAGTGTGTATGTGTGGGATAGCACCTGCacag GGACCTGAGGGCCTAGACACAGTAGTCCCTACAGCTACTCTGAGACCCATCACATCGGTTCCCCAGATCAGCAGCAGTCAGCTTGCACAGCTCCTGTTGCTACGACAACTTCCCGGTCTTGGGAAGCAGCTTATTACAAGACAGCAAGAG ACATCTTCAAGAAGTACCAGTGGTTCTCAGCCCATTCCTCAGCAGTTGATGGTCATCCCCCAGCAGCTGAGGCAGGACAACATCAGACGACAGCTGCTTCTGCTGCAGACGTACAGCAGACTGCGGCAGCAGACGGCCCTTTCCATCCACGGGCCAGGGACCGCCACTCACAGCCCCTCTCCACTCACAGGGCAGGAGTTGTCTGCCCCTAGCCCGGGTCCAACTGGGGAACTCACACACCCAGGCCACAGGGTCGTACATACGCAGGATTCTCTACCAGGG TATCGTGAAGCTGTGAATATGGAAAGAGTCAGGCATATGTCAGATGTTCATCCTTTAATAAACACTTGTGCAGACCTGTCACTATCATCTGACCTGATGGATGCCAGTATTTATGCCTCTAGCCCTAATTCCCTGTACATGTATGATCAAGAAAAAATGGATATGCAATGCACTATGGGAATAAACTCCACATGCTGTACGACGCTGGACACATCGTCCCTTAGTGATGATTTTGATCTGAACTCCCAGTACGAGATGTCCCATGACATCAGCAGTTTTCAGGTAGACCCCGTCACAGTTTCCAACAGTCAAGTTCCCAGATATAATGTGTCCTCAACCAGCCTAGCAAGTGCTGGCTCATGGAGTGTTATTGGCAAAACAGATGATCTTACGCATGAGGACGTCTATGTCTCCACGACTGACGAACGAAAAACACCGACACTCGCAGAACTGAACTTTGAACTGTTAGATGACATTGATTCCTACATCAACAACCAAGGAGGAAGTGTTCTGAAAGTTGAAGCTGAGGAAACAAACCAGTTGAAAAGTCCTGGGCTAACCTCTCCCGGACTGTCATTGCTGTTGTCCCAGCCTCCTCTAAATCAaccacagttttcccagaaatcTGTTGTGATCAAGACAGAACCAGTCGATTCTGGTTCTAGTGTTGAGAGAACAGTAACTTTTCCGAGATCTTTCTCTTCCATGAAACCAGTGAAAATGGAAATGATTCAACCCAGTGCTAAACCACTTGGCACTATTAAAGAATTGGACATTTCAGACAATACTATGCTTCAGCAACTCCTCAATAAGCCACTACAATCAAGGACTCAGCGCCGGAGAACGGTCTCAGAAACACAGGCATCGGAAAAGAAAGGTGGATTAAATGTTCGTAAGCGCACCTTTGGCACTATGGGTCCGGAAGGCATGGATGAGAAATGGGAGGAGATCAAACAGTTCTTGGAAATGGAGTCGAGAATGGCAACAGAATCATTCAACTTTACTCCAACTCCGCCTGTGAAAAGAGAGAGAACAAGATATG ACTCTACGAGTTCagtgatgaccttgacctctaatgatgatgatgacagcgacaCTGACAAGGATTATGACGATGACTCAGATTCAG ATTTTGAAGGGGGCCATGATCTTGACCCTTCCAACCCTGGAGAGAGTCTGATAGGGGCCAAGGACAAGCAGTACTTCTGGCAGTACAATGTTCAGTCCAAGGGGCCAAAGGGGACCAGGGTCCACTTTGATATGGAGGAGGACCCACATGTGCTTAATGATTTCGAAGACCCTGTTTTTGACCCTTCAAATAGCAGTAGTTTAACAGGCATTGGGGTGTCTGTAAAACATGGAGGAAAGGCACGGAAAGGGGACGGTAACGACATTGTTCCCAGTCCAAAGAAACTGTGCCAGATCGGTCTTCAGCTGAGGAAGATAAACCGCCAGATCAATGACTTTGTTCCAGTGAGCGAACTACCCTCCAGTGCAAGGAGTAAAACAAGGAAAGAGAAAAACAAGCTTGCTTCAAG AGCATGTCGTTTGAAAAAGAAAGCGCAACATGAGGCAAACAAGGTGAAGCTCCATGGGCTGGAAATGGAACATCGCAAGTTGCTGACTGTCATTCGGGCCATGAAGCAGAAGATGATTGATCGATTGAGCTGGAACAGGAATGAAGCACAGGCAAACAAACTGTCCATGACCAGCCTGCTTGATTCACTTATCCAGCAACATCTTG ATGTGATGATAGCTGGCAACACAACAGAGTATGTCAACAAGATCATCCACAAAGTGGAGGCAGGGGACCAGACAGGCGGCTTACATATTCAGGCTACCAGATCCTACCCAAAGGAACTGCACAACTAG